One Hermetia illucens chromosome 4, iHerIll2.2.curated.20191125, whole genome shotgun sequence DNA segment encodes these proteins:
- the LOC119655576 gene encoding mitochondrial import inner membrane translocase subunit TIM50-C-like, translating to MAQRRVFSLARKICLPGTLTNVINAAPRSNARYLVSCMSSRIILPGSGTAGMSTRNFTSKSTDDTKEATKGTSAASAAVEAAPQILSKLFPQTAEPTTEEAERERKKQEEESRKEKEKSWKRMKLSFAIFGASAGMLAFWAVYNFGSPECDPEGNIIEDEFSKLPIVQQYLQRMWKSMTYYQKMIQEPSRAKLLPDPLKPPYIQPPYTLVLEMKDVLVHPDWTYQTGWRFKKRPGVDTFLEQAAKHFEIVVFTADQGMTVFPILDALDPNGYIMYRLVRDATHFVDGHHVKNLDNLNRDLKRVIVIDWDPNSTKLHPDNTFNIARWTGNDDDTTLLDLVAFLKTVATAEIDDVREVLQYYKSFDNPLAQFRENQRKLLEQMELQEREEKQKETPVVKRWTPSFLGRSR from the exons ATGGCTCAAAGAAGAGTTTTTTCTTTGGCAAGGAAAATTTGTTTACCGGGTACACTGACAAATGTTATAAATGCCGCGCCGCGTAGTAACGCACGATATCTCGTATCATGCATGTCGTCGAGGATAATTTTGCCGGGGTCCGGTACGGCCGGAATGTCTACACGAAATTTCACAAGCAAAA GTACAGATGATACAAAAGAGGCAACAAAAGGCACATCGGCTGCTTCGGCCGCAGTGGAGGCCGCGCCTCAGATCCTTTCAAAATTATTCCCGCAAACTGCAGAACCTACAACCGAGGAAGCAGAACGGGAACGTAAAAAACAGGAGGAGGAAAGTCgcaaggagaaggagaaatcgTGGAAACGGATGAAGCTGAG TTTCGCAATTTTTGGAGCCTCAGCTGGTATGCTCGCTTTCTGGGCGGTATATAATTTCGGTTCGCCGGAATGCGATCCTGAAGGAAACATTATTGAAGATGAGTTCAGTAAATTACCAATTGTACAGCAATATTTGCAGAGGATGTGGAAATCAATGACTTACTATCAAAAG ATGATCCAGGAGCCTTCCCGTGCAAAACTTCTTCCAGATCCATTGAAACCACCCTACATTCAACCACCTTACACATTAGTCCTAGAAATGAAGGATGTTCTCGTTCATCCCGACTGGACATATCAGACTGGATGGCGTTTCAAAAAACGACCGGGCGTTGATACTTTCCTCGAGCAAGCCGCCaaacattttgaaattgttgTGTTCACAGCCGATCAAGGAATGACGGTATTCCCCATACTTGATGCTCTCGATCCAAATGGCTACATAATGTATAGATTAGTTCGGGACGCTACACATTTCGTTGATGGACATCATGTGAAAAATCTAGACAATTTGAATAGAGATTTGAAAAGG GTTATTGTTATTGATTGGGATCCCAACTCAACAAAACTACATCCTGATAACACATTTAATATTGCTCGATGGACTGGAAACGACGATGACACTACACTGCTTGATTTGGTCGCGTTTTTGAAAA CTGTTGCAACTGCTGAAATCGATGATGTTCGCGAAGTTCTCCAATACTACAAAAGCTTTGATAATCCACTGGCACAATTTCGCGAAAATCAACGAAAACTTCTGGAACAAATGGAACTGCAAGAGCGCGAAGAAAAGCAAAAAGAGACTCCCGTTGTAAAACGATGGACGCCCAGTTTCCTAGGACGTTCTCGATGA
- the LOC119654327 gene encoding uncharacterized protein LOC119654327: protein MDKEEVDKKISPGALESLSPAITASTESETFESWTLVTSDIPMIRSKIPTVQEAKESTKTKDSELKAHLKNDDDPHIEVIKKDDNHTDGEMSDGISIISDSESGGRTSPQPAPRRLSPIKRISPQRSVFTQADPDSDNPDDNIDSITFKPISIACETKAALLSTEPQTGASIATQSQEPDEASIDLIQEHPFLPRFNFTYAFYVATFIAILAIFGRMKEAPMFETKDLNAVYSKLNEILAKTSHIEAIIQDTINGLDDRSFDQYSNMLLRIKELNEKFEANNLAIKDALNQLTKPDKCPARNLDKPKKRMRENMHEVDYNKENRYGPEGEKPPNYSYPSQKKPRERGDESFSQEKSRRSPVDKTNKKFDSDGESPQSKEFGSSESKHKNGFEKHKPPHHDQNDRKNGQKRQYESAERDSHRKNGYHEHDPRNKNGYKEKKSKHSNEHYNKNDYDTNSNEQNGDWMERRKRYREDARRNAEDDGKKRQSEEDNNWYLERGTSRQNARKFENVDK from the exons ATGGATAAAGAAGAAGTAGACAAGAAAATATCACCAGGTGCTCTTGAATCATTATCACCGGCAATAACGGCTAGTACAGAGTCTGAAACTTTCGAATCTTGGACTCTAGTCACATCGGATATACCAATGATAAGAAGCAAAATCCCAACTGTCCAAGAAGCGAAAGAATCGACCAAGACTAAAGATTCTGAGTTGAAAGCCCATCTCAAAAACGATGATGATCCACACATCGAAGTCATCAA GAAAGATGATAACCACACCGATGGTGAAATGTCCGACGGTATATCTATCATAAGCGATAGTGAAAGCGGCGGACGTACATCACCGCAACCAGCACCACGTCGATTGTcaccaataaaacgaataagTCCACAAAGATCGGTATTCACACAAGCAGATCCAGATTCAGACAATCCAGATGACAATATCGACTCGATTACTTTTAAGCCAATTTCCATCGCATGCGAGACGAAAGCTGCATTGCTATCAACTGAACCACAAACAGGTGCATCAATTGCTACACAAAGTCAAGAACCTGATGAAGCGTCAATAGATTTAATACAAGAACATCCATTCTTGCCTAGATTCAATTTCACCTATGCCTTCTATGTTGCAACATTCATTGCAATACTGGCCATATTCGGACGAATGAAGGAGGCTCCTATGTTTGAGACAAAGGATCTTAATGCAGTTTATTCGAAATTGAACGAAATTTTAGCCAAAACTTCTCACATCGAAGCTATAATCCAAGACACCATAAATGGATTGGACGATCGAAGTTTTGATCAGTACAGCAACATGCTGCTAAGAATAAAAGAGCTAAATGAGAAATTCGAGGCAAACAATTTAGCAATCAAGGATGCCCTAAACCAACTGACGAAGCCTGATAAGTGTCCAGCTAGGAATTTGGATAAGCCTAAGAAAAGGATGCGTGAAAATATGCACGAAGTAGATTATAATAAAGAAAACAGATATGGGCCTGAAGGAGAAAAGCCGCCAAATTATTCGTATCCTTCACAAAAGAAGCCACGAGAGCGTGGGGACGAATCTTTTAGCCAGGAAAAGTCCCGTAGATCCCCGGTAGATAAAACTAATAAGAAATTTGATTCAGACGGGGAAAGCCCTCAATCCAAGGAATTTGGAAGTAGTGAATCGAAACACAAAAACGGTTTTGAAAAACATAAACCTCCTCACCACGATCAGAACGATCGCAAGAATGGTCAAAAAAGACAATACGAGAGCGCCGAACGTGACTCTCACCGTAAAAATGGGTACCACGAACATGACCCCCGCAACAAGAATGGTTACAAagagaaaaaatcaaaacactCTAACGAGCATTACAACAAAAACGACTACGATACAAACTCTAATGAGCAGAATGGAGACTGGATGGAACGACGTAAACGTTACCGTGAGGACGCTCGGCGAAACGCCGAAGATGATGGAAAGAAACGACAATCTGAAGAGGATAACAATTGGTACCTGGAGCGCGGCACAAGCCGTCAAAATGCTcgtaaatttgaaaatgttgacAAATGA